DNA from Pichia kudriavzevii chromosome 5, complete sequence:
TGTTTCCGCATTGGGCGGCGTTGGGCTGAAAGCGGGAAAAAGATTGGGCGCGGCTTGTGCAGCGGGGGAGGCGGGACTGTACCACGTCGTGGAGAGCTGTGTATGGGGGAAGGTACTCTCCGAAATAATGGCATTGTTTATAGGGTGTTATAATATTATAGTATTGTTAGAATATTGTTATAGTATTGTTATAGCAAGAAGCTTTTATTCCTTCACTGCCCAATCTGTATGCCATTAGTATCCATTTAAATACAAACATTCCCTACTCTGTTTGTTTCACTGTTACGGTATCCGGTATTTTGTATAGTGTGAGTTTACTGCAGCTGGTGTTAGTTGCTATTGCTAttgctattgttattgttattgttattgctattgttattgctatCGTTTTCCCTACTACTGCTATAGCTGTCATATCACAACCTAATAACCTCTCTACCTTCTACATCgatttggagaaacaaCCCACTGGCCAGTCATGAACTTGAGGAACACAGTAACCCCGCTAACCGCTTCCATTGcaattctttttctcttgggGACTTTGCTACTATATTTTCTTACAGTCTTGTCCGGTGCTACAGAACACTCAATCTTGAAGAGATTCTATTGGCTTCAAGCAGATTGTTCAAAGTTCCCCGGTGCTCCCTTTAGTGGCCAATGCAGATGGACTAATTACGCCATTTGCGCCGTCGTGGACGGCTATAACCACAACTGCATAAAGTCGGCTGCACACCCATTCTCCCCAAAGGATAACTTTAGCTCCACAGTGGGAGTTCCAATGGCCTTTATCAATAATAGAAATTACTACTACTACACGAGCAGAATCGGTTACGCCTTTGAATTAGTGGGAATCTCCtttttgacattttctCTAATGGCCCTTGTTGTCCACCTCTTTACAAAGTTTAAAGTCAAGTTGGCCTTTAAGGGCCTCTTTTGGTCCTTCTACATATTGGCCTTTGTCTTCACCGTCATCTCTGTCGCATTGTCCACTTCTGCATATGCCAAGGGAAGACAAAAGTTTAGAGACGACGGCATTGAGGCTTCCCTAGGCACGAAAACCTGGGCTGTTGCTTGGACTACGGTCGCATTGATGCTAATCAACATGCCTCTCTTGGCATTGGCTACAGTAGAATGGAACAAAGGTAGAGACTCCTTTTACTCCCCAGATTACTATACTACTAATAAAGAGTCATACCAGGAACCTCTTGCTGTAAACCCAGTTCCAACCTCAACCGGCCCTTGGTTCAAGAGAAGATCAGCAACTAAAAACTCATCCTACTCGCAACAACCGCCAATCTCAGCCACTCCGGCTATAAAGGAAGAAGTTAAGGCAGGGGCTGTTCCCCTAGATAAACACCCGGCAGATGATACCCTCCAACCTTAGATGCCACCCGTTTATTCATTGCACATTGACCGCTGACTGCTACCAAATGACTCCCCGTCCAAATTTTAGCCTTGACTAATTCCAACTCTCAAAATAATGTTTATTCAATTAATATATTGTGACTATTATCATCATTCCTGCgtttattttccatttttttactcttttATTCTACTATAATTCACTTGAACCTTCCTAATTAGCTGTCAATAAACCTTGTTTCACACACGGCTAAACAAGTTGTCACTCCACCCAGTTTTACTTAGTTTCACCTCATTCCATTCCTCGACTCCCTTTACCAATTTTTTAATCGTACTATCATCACTAATGTTATATACCACTACCTAACTAATTATAATATCtacaaacaacaaagaaTGGGATACCTCTAGACCCTCTTACCTCCCCCCTCCCCCCTTTACTGTCTTCGTACTTCTCCCTGGCATCTCTCGGCTCACTCAGCTCTTTTTCCCTCATCCACTTCCCCGCTAATGCGTCAAGTTGATGGGCTTGCCTGCTTCCCATTCCCGCAACACATTCTTGATGTTGTAACAGTACTTCAACCTCACTGCCAACATGGCAAACCTCTCCCAGTCCTTGACATTGAAACACACTTCCAGCTGCTGGACAATCTCTTCAATCTTTCGATCGTTGGCACTCCTCATCTCCTCGGCTTCCCTCTCCGTGCTCATACTCTCAAGCATCTCGTGGACGTCCATCATCTCCATCAACATCTCCTTATCTTGAAACTGCAACGACTTCCCCACCTCGTCGTCTCCTAGATCCAGCCCCCCTTCAACCTTCGATATGTACTGTGCCCGTTTTAACGGATCCATAAGCGTCTCATAGGCCTTATTGATCATTGAGGAGTCCTCGccttcttctgcttcagCGGCACCATCCCCTTCCACACGCTCATTCGCCTCTCTCTTGAGGTCTGGATGAGAGATCGACTGGAGGTGCCGATATTCCTTACGCAACGTACGTGGATTGATCTTAAAAGACGTGCCATTGGGGAAAGTCTGTGGGAACATCTGGAAGAAGGTCTTCCTTGCTGTCGTGTAGTTACGTGTAAGTCGCCACATGATAAATCCCAGGAATTTCTTGTCTAGTTTAtatatgtgtatgtgtttatgtatgtatgtgtgttcttgttcttcctcttcatcatcttctcctCCTGGCATTGAACACCTCTAAGGTGCTTCTACAACTACAAGTGTTACTCTTCCTTTTGTGTCGCTACCTCAATTGTGCTACCGCTCGAAAAAACAATATCCAAAATAGCATATCTCAAACCAAAGTCACGTGCCTCGGCTTGCCTTGTCTCTCAAATCCACAAGACTCACTTAGTGAACATTCTTATCCGCAATAACACGTCAAGGAACAAACTGACGCCAAGGGGCTACCCACTTTCGTTTTACTGACTCTTTACACCGTCTATTCTACTGTTGTCCTCCCTTAACCTAACCCACCTTCTCCTGGTGTGTTTGTCTCCACTGTTTAGTAAGTTATGTCCCTCCCCTTTCCTTATTGTAGACACCCTCCGTGCACCAGGGTGCGAACTTTCgcactatttttttttttccctcttttCCTTTGGGCCAATCTTtattcatgtttttttttcaaatacgTTACTCCATGTGGAGATGCACATAAAATAGACACACTGTGTAGTGTCAATGGTTGAGCTTGAACTGTGTATTACCATAGAATCCACAGACACACCATACAATAGAGACTACCATGGCCGGCCATTTTGGAAGACACTGTATGTTTATTACCTCTTGCGGCGGTTGTGGGGCACTTGCGTCGTGCCCCACAACCGTCCCGCCCTCCTCCTCAAGTATACCGTGCATACTAACATTAGGTTGACGTCCCGTCAAACGCCTCATTATTCCTCGTACAGTATTACACGCAGACAAGAACGTCGAGAAGTTCTCTGACTTTAGAGAAAACCTTATCAGACACTACAAATGGAACATCAAGTCCGCCGGCATTGCAGTGCTCTTTCTTGCTGCAATCCCTGTCGGCCTCTCCTATATCGGTTACAAGTACCAGGACGTCAACTGTATCGCAAAGAGAAGAACAACTTCCATCTGGCAAGCGGAAAACAACTGGGTCCCAAGATCTTAAACAGATACTCTCCACGCCCTTcgggggggggggggggggggggggggggggaagtAGTGGAACCATACATCCTCAACCTATTTATTATTCAGTCCTATACGTTATACTGCATTATATCATATAATATTATTTATCTATCAAACCATTCTTGTTTCAAGAAACAGAAGTGTGTACAAAGGCTACATTGCTTTCCCCCGTGCCGTTAACGACTCTATGGAGTATACTACCAACCACAGTATAATATGGTATCTTGGAGTATATTGTATCATGTATTCTATTATATTATGTTATTATATTATAGTATATTATATTATTATATTATAGTATATTATATTATAGTATATTATAGTTATAGTTGTAGTTATATTTATAGTTACATACAGCAACAGAAACAGTTGCTCATTATATATCCTCCATGATATTTTTGCGCTCATTCAGCAGCCTTTTAGCCCATTGCCTAGCCAATATAGAAACCTTCATAAACTTCCTCGAGGCAtactttttgaaaaactccTCGTGTATAATAGGACTCACAAGGTAGTCCATGATCATTATACACACTTCCTCCAAATCTTCGGCCTTGTAACCACCGGAATAGTGAATCAGGTTTTTATTCCAATCGTTCTTGCCAATCATTTTTCGTGATATATACATTGCACCAGCACAACACAAGGACGGCAAGTAGCCAATGAATTTATGGTCGATAATAGTTATCTCCAAGAGGTACTTTCCGATTGTCCGCGTGTTGACATCATAATCGTCAGCTTTGGAGATTCGACGCAAGAAGTTCATTGGATTCGGATACGACATGTCAAAATTTAGAATTTCCAATATAAACCGTTCAGCTCCAAGAATTTCATCCTCTGAGAACGCTCCATCGGTGACATATGCATAGTTCTTAATTGATGGTGAGTAAACTTCCTCGTATTTTGCCGCTATAAACAACGAACCAGTGGCTAGTAGTTGCAATCGATCCACCTGTACTAACTCCTTCGATAAAAACCTATCCATTATATTGATCGATAAATAAAGGGTCTCCGGCAGTAACTTAAATTTGAGGTGGACCTCAACCAGCCAATCAACTAATATACTCCTCATCTTGGGTCTTAAatttctttgcatttgtaAGTAGTTTGGATTCGGCAAAGTTCTCAGCTCCAATTCATgtaaatattcaaaaatatcttgaACATATTCACTCACCATCAGAGGATCATCAAAATCTCCAGAATCTAGATCATCCCATCCTTGTTCATCATGTGAAATCCCAATCCTCTCAACAACACCAGcatcttcctcctcctcatcGTTTTCTTCGGTATCCAACCTTAAACGTTTACTCTCCTGTGTCTGATCAGCCTCAATTAGCTCATCTTCAGTCTCAACTGGCGCACATCTCTTTAACGAAGTTCCTCGATAACgatcaacatcatctttCCGCTCGCTAATTAACGATTCGTCGCccttgattttgattgatttatttgcTTGCAAACTGGTGTTCTCATACTGAACTGTGCTCGTATAAAATGGTGAACACATTGACATTCCACTGATGGCAGTTAAATGTCcactttcttcttccttctGTATTCCACTTCCTTGCGGTTGCGCCTGTACATTTGATTGTACCGTTGTCTCATGCAATCCATGGCTATGGACAGgaaattgtttctttgaaccATTCTGTCCTTGGATATCTGTCAACACCTGCCTCTCTAATTGTTGATGCGCTGTGCGCTGGGCATGGTTGTTTCGCAATCCCGTTCCTTCGTCAGTCCCCTTACGCTGTATCAACTGTGATACATTCTCTGTATTGGTATTCTCTACCGGTTGTTTCTGTACAATATCCtataataaataataaataaatatcaGAAAtaataggaaaaaaattatttttgTGATATTTCCATATGTTAGTATCGATATTCTCCCTCTAATGACAAGAATCCATTAGCCTGTCATCCATCAATTATAGAAACATACCCTAGACATTTACCGGTTCCTCGTATCCTACAGCACCTCCTCAATGAATGGAAATCGTGCCTTGCTGTATGTGTACCTCCCCAATCTGACCTTCTTTTCCTAAACACTCAGAGCCTGCTCTCTCACTCTCTAATTTGACTAGGAATTTCTCTTGTCGAGAAAATGCTGGAAATGCGAAACTCaattttcatattttttggCGCTCTTGTCCTATTAGGCAATTTGTACACACTCTTGAGACACGTCTTAGGGCTACACATGGTAAACAAGCACACACTGGCACTTTGATCTGCATAGGTCAGATAAttaaatatatatgtatatctatatatctatatatcAATATATCAATATATATGTCTGAGTATCTTGGTATATCTATGAACGCGAGTGGGGGTGTTTCATTACCTCTATAACCCGTACCGCATAGATTTCATGTAGGCTGCCCTCTCTTCAGTAGTAGGAGGCCGATACATACTCCAGTCAAAGTTCACGTTGGGACCGTATTTCCTCCCAAAAACTGTCTCACATTCAAACTTGGCAGGTTTTCCGAAAACACTTTCGGGATTCACCCCACGTTGTATGTAAAGCTGCCGTTGGAGGTTCTTCTCGGAAAACCATTCACCATCATCTCCAGACGGAACATAGTGGGAAGTCTCGGGACCTTCATCTTCGTTCTCGGAAGCTAGCATTGGAATATCATCGGGCAGAATGTTGGTGCTCGTAGCCGTGTCAGTAGTCTTGATTATAGGCTTGATAGTGTTTGAAACTAAATGACTCTTTTTTAGAACAGGTATCCTGCTACCACCAGCAATGCTGTTATTCTTTCTATGATGGTAGAGCATCCCACCTAGTTCAACGTCTCCATCTAGTGGCCTATTTTTGTATTGATCGAAATCTGTCGAAGACTTCAAGCTTCGTTTCGTTAATGGTAACTGTTGCTTCTTGAGCGGCGACCTTCGTTCATTACCGAGATCAAGAGCAGGTAAAAGCGAAGGCATCGTTGCAGCTGCAGTAGGAACAAGAACAGGTGCATTCAGCTTAACAGCAGAAGTACTGTCCAATTTACTAACTGCATGACGGGGTGTGGTTTTCGTACTTGTTTTAGCAGATTTATTGGGAGATCCAATGGTAGAGTGTCGACTTTTCCTTCGACTAGACTCTGTCGGTTGCATcaatcttgaaatcaagtcatttttttctgaatttgttttggtACTTTGAGTGGGTGTCTTGTAAGGATTTTTAttctccttttccttttcctcttttattgtcttctttctttccctTTCCCTTTcgttttcctcttcttctttccttttcttctctcgtttttccttttccattAGGACCCTTTCATATCTCTCCTTTTCATGTTTCTCCCGTTCCTGCTTCACCTTCTTGGTGAAATTACGGTTGAGCTTGATCGTGGGTTCATCGGTAGAAGTGTTAGCACTCATAAACGTGTCCTTGGGTAATGGCTTTAGTTGTAAGGTCAGACTCTTCCTATCCGAAATGCTCTTTCGCaagctttttcttttgtcaTCAAGTCGcctttcttcaaaaaccaTCCCATGACTAGGCGTAGCTCCAGATGGTCTACTTTTGAGCCTCGGTAAACTTGTCTTCTTGATAATCGATTTCTTACGGGTCGAACCTAACGTCAAAGGCTCTAGCATTGGCATTTCCGAAAACTTAATAGGCGATTTGTACCCATtgcttgattttttcttcacctGAGATAGTTCTATCTTCTCAAGGGTTTTCAAGTTTAACGTTGTATCGTCACTTTCATCACTAAATATCCCATCACTAGCATGGTCAATAAGTCGTGacaattctttgatttcctcCTCTGgacttttcttttcattcTTAGAAGGTGAAGTCTTGGTATCGGGTTTGTAGGGCGACgttttcaattccaaaattttcTGCTTGGCTGCAAAAGACTTTCTGATATCATTCCTTATCATGTCAAATGAGTCGTTACTTCCATCAGCATACTCGGTCGCTTGAATATCATGCTCTTGTTCCACTAATAATGTTGTTGTGTTTTTAATTATCTCAATCTGTCGACGATTACTTTCTTTTATCGGGGACGATGGCGACCGATATCGTCTAGGAGATTTCAGCAATAAAAAAGAGTTTCCTTCAGGTTGTACTGGCGATATGTTTGACTGAACATCAGCTTTTTGATTTCCCTTGTCATTTTTCATGCTGCTGTCATGTTGGTAACCATTTACATCCTTTTCTCCAttgttgtttgtgtttttgttttcgtttTGATTTCcgttttcattttcatgttcattCAATATTCtatctttcttttcaatatccTTCTTGTTGTCGTTCTCATTTCCTTTTATATTCTCATCTCCATTGTCGTTTTCCTTTCTATTTTGAATCCCTTTGTCGTtctcatcaattttttcatctctCTCTGCAATTCCAACTTTCCCGCTCTCTTCATTATCCAAATCTTCGAAATCTGCAGTTCCAATATAAAGAATGTCATCCATCGCATTATTCATCCAATCAATATTCTCAATcatattcaaagataatgtCTCCAATGTAGATTCCACAATTCTATCCTCAATGTACACTTCAGAGGCTATCCACTTGGAAAATCCAGGAAtttctttggaagaaaCCGTCTTTCCCGTGGCCTTCCTCTTCCGTGTCATGGATGTTGTAATTCCAAGCATCTTGAGAACGCCCTGGCTTGAAGTATCTTTATAAGTATTTGAGACAGTCAACATTCCAAGATTAAAACATTCCAATTTTTGCTTCTCACGCGTTTCGCATAAAAATTGCACATTCTTTGGTACCCTTTCTGTTCACCATCTTAATTTCATACCTGTTCcctttcattttttttttcagtagGCTATAGACAAAACTCGAGAAGTATCTAATCTGATGCTGCTTTTTGCCGGTCTTGTGAATCTATCTTAGAAGATTGTCAGTGTTTACAAAGCATCATGGATGTTTCATTACCACCTCTTAATATTTCACCATCTTTCGAAACGAGCCTCGCATTGTTAataacttgaaaaaaaaatttagttttttttttctctcaaattATCTTTTAACATCATTAAAAATATTTGCTGGAGTTATCGACAAACACCTCAAAAAGAAGGCGATTTACCAGCAAACAAATGTCTAGTGGTGACCGTTCAAAGTATTCTGCCAATGTTAGTACCGATTCAGCACTAAGATTAGCCgaatttattgaagattGTGAGAATGAACAGGACGAAATTTCAACTAGtgatgaaaatatccagaaaatcaaaaactttCTTGACGTCAAATTCAACACCACATCAATAGTGCAAATCCAATCTTTCTGTGCAACTACAAATGATCATTCTTCATTGAGTGCGTTAAATGTCAACTTAGCAACTTTGATTAAACTAGCAAACAGATATCCTCAATTACATCAGTCTATTAAATTTTTAGTTCTTGAAATAATTTCCACCCACAATGTCAAGGTATTTTATAGATGTTTGTCCAATGAACATCCTGGTGTTGCTAACCCTGCGTTGAAGTTGATCTCTCaaattgtttctttcaacaatggcgtttttgttgatgagtttttagaaaattttGACTTGACGGTAAAATCTTTCTGTGATTTGATGTATCCTACAAAGGCAACTGCAAAGCTAAGTAAAAATGGCAAATCTTTTCTCACAGTAAGACATAATATGGTCACTTTTTGGATTAACTTATGCTCAAATGCATCACCCTTAACCAGAATGGATTTACTATCCAATAAtaagaaaatcaattcCGGTTGGATCAAATACATAACTGAGTTTGACAATAATTCGCTGATCAAAAGAACTCTACAGTTTTTTGAAACGAAAGTTTTGAACGAACCTTCATTCAGGAAAATGACTAAGTGCAAATTATTAGGCGACTTCACAATTGGTAAGTTTGTTGAACTATATAAAATTTCTGATAtcaaagatgaaattcACAAGTTATTGTTAAAAATCACcacagatgaagaaaacggTCTTTTGTTTCATGACTACAGAACATATTTCCAAAATGTTCCGTTGGCATGCTTACCATCAAATGCAAATTTCAATAACAATGGTGTCTCAATCCAAATAGCTGAtcagaaattcaaaatcaataacaagATTATTTACAATATTCTTACCTCATTAAAACCTTGGTCAGACACGTTGCATCTGAAATTGCTGATTTCCATATTAGAGCATGTTCCTGAGCTGAATGCTCCTTACAACTATCACCTATTACATATAAATGGTACCCACGACCCTAAACTAACCTCTTTTTATGTGGGTCAAACGTTATTACTGACTAAAATAACACAATTGCCAATCCCACAGGATTTCATTACATTTACAAAGACGTTTATTGATCAATCTATCGGATCACCCCCATCAATAGGTAAATACTATAGCATAAAACTATTGATGGAGGCAATTTGCCCAGCACAGTTAAATAGATCATCATTAACCAAAGGACTAAAGGCCAAAGAGCCACTAATCAGACACCTAACTACCCAATTAGTTATTTCAgtaataaagaaattttcTAAGATTAATAAATTACTTAAgatcaatgaaaattcaattttcagCTCATTTAGCCAAGAATTAATGAAAGACTTAATCAATTTGAAGCTGCCTGATCCTAGtgtttttgttggtttAACAAATGAAGTGCTAAAGACTGAGAAGGTCAACAAACTACTATTGCTTAATTACATGAAAACCGCAGAgtattatcaaaatattcTAGATATTAACGTTCCGCTTCAATTAGGGCCAGTCAGCAAGCTAATTGGTATTGACATCGAAgatccaaattcaaataaggAGAAGCTGTCAGATGTGGACATTTTACTTTTCAACTCTTACTTATCACTAACAGCAATGCAATCGATTTCTAGTCAACATAATAAATGGTGGAATGTAACCAAAggttcaaagaattcatTATTTACAAGTATAGCCAAACTTCCCTACGATCTACAGTATCAcgatgaaaatgataagGAGAAAGCAAAcattgttattgatgataattTACTGCATAAAGTCGTTGAAGTATTATCAAATTTAGTAGATGATCAGCtagtttttgaagatttcaggctaaaaaataataatatctTATTTTCTCAAACATGGGCTGTAGTATTGTCGTTTATTAACACCTTCAATTCTTTATCAAcagaaaatgttgaatcAATCAGCACTATTTGTaagattgttgatgaatcaATTTCTCGGGCAATCAAAACACCCTACAGATATTATGatattgtttcaaaaattaGCAAAGGCTCAAGATTGTCGGTTTTCTATGTTGCTGTTTGTGAGCAATGCAAGTTTGCAGACGCAAAATTCAAGCCTATTGTACATTCGTGGATTGAATATCTATCtttgtttatgtttttaCTTGGTGAACCAATAGATACAATGAAGATCATCGCCAAGGACTATTTAAGCATTGACATCGAGTTCAACTTACAAAATTATGAAaagtttgttgaaaatcaCAGACAGCTTGTTAATGAGCAAGCTActactttttcaatgatcTCGCTTACTCCtttcaaacaattgaaaacgGTGGTCAAGAATTTGATTCCAAAGTCCGATGCCGAAGTCATTGCTATTTTGGATAGAATCAATACTATTATAAATTCAGACTATGAATTGAAATCAGTTGAAGAGTTACTTTTGGACCTGATTTCAACATATGCAAGCTATGTCATGCAAAGATATAATGGTACTGCCTTAGATGGGATTAACGAGTATGAGATAAACCTATTAGATGGTAAATACTGgaattcattttttgttaaCGAGGAAGATTTAGTTGGCTCACAACTGAGATCTTCAAAGAAGTTTTTTATCATGTCTCTATTAAGGGAAGTTTTCCTAGAATTATGGGGCAAGGTAATGAATTCCAGTTTCAAGAAATCGTTAACTGAAAGCATTGAGAAATTAGTTCACTCCATTAACTTATCAGAGACAGCAATCAAGAAAGTGTCTGAGTACATTTGGGTTTTATCAAGCGAAAAGCTCGTcagtttgttgatttccaaagaaaaccatCAGTTCAGCGATGCTTTGCTAGAAGTTGCACAATCTAGAAAGGTCAAACTGGAAACATCACAAATAATCGAGTATTGTAGAATTTCTAAGGATGTTCAGTTAAAGTtgtcaaatattcaatCGTTTAGAGGTTTAGCTAATGGTGCCACTTTTGACTCAGACCAAGTTGAAGAGCTAGTTAAATTGGCAAAAGAGTCACATACAAAAGTCCTATATTATAACATACTTGAAATTGTATGCGTACAGAGTGAAGCTTACGTTAAGAAAATTGTCCAATCTTTGGAAACTGAATTTGAGGAAATCTCATCTGATATTGAGGGATATAAATTTCTACAGTTTTTATCAACCAAAGACAAAACTTTTAGAAAGAGGCTTTACGATATAGCTGTTCAAAAGATTGGATTGATGGTTGGCAAACATACACCAATTTCAGTTACATTAAATGTCTATTTGCACACAATATCTTTGCAcatgaaaaatgaaaaattagaTGAAGTCGTTGAAACAATGATTGAACAGCTACTCTCATTAAATGATGTTAGAAATGTTGCTAGCTTGATTTTCTCTCCTGAGATGACATCTGTGATTCTTCAGTTatatgttgaagaagatgacaAAGCCaatgtgaaaaaaacatgGTTATACCGTGCGACTCTATATATCACCAAAGTATTTGCTGAGAGTCAGggtgaagttgaaattgaacCATTCTTAGAAAGTTTAATGGAAACGTTTAAAGAAtcattttggaaatatGTCCCTAAAAATATGTTAAACTCTCAGCTCGAGGTTATATGTTCAAGACCATGGATTAATAATCTGAAAGTATTGAAATACTGTACTTGGATAGTGAGAACGGGTTCAAAAAATGTCATTGAATGtaccaaagtttt
Protein-coding regions in this window:
- a CDS encoding uncharacterized protein (PKUD0E04480; similar to Saccharomyces cerevisiae YKL014C (URB1); ancestral locus Anc_2.653) — protein: MSSGDRSKYSANVSTDSALRLAEFIEDCENEQDEISTSDENIQKIKNFLDVKFNTTSIVQIQSFCATTNDHSSLSALNVNLATLIKLANRYPQLHQSIKFLVLEIISTHNVKVFYRCLSNEHPGVANPALKLISQIVSFNNGVFVDEFLENFDLTVKSFCDLMYPTKATAKLSKNGKSFLTVRHNMVTFWINLCSNASPLTRMDLLSNNKKINSGWIKYITEFDNNSLIKRTLQFFETKVLNEPSFRKMTKCKLLGDFTIGKFVELYKISDIKDEIHKLLLKITTDEENGLLFHDYRTYFQNVPLACLPSNANFNNNGVSIQIADQKFKINNKIIYNILTSLKPWSDTLHLKLLISILEHVPELNAPYNYHLLHINGTHDPKLTSFYVGQTLLLTKITQLPIPQDFITFTKTFIDQSIGSPPSIGKYYSIKLLMEAICPAQLNRSSLTKGLKAKEPLIRHLTTQLVISVIKKFSKINKLLKINENSIFSSFSQELMKDLINLKLPDPSVFVGLTNEVLKTEKVNKLLLLNYMKTAEYYQNILDINVPLQLGPVSKLIGIDIEDPNSNKEKLSDVDILLFNSYLSLTAMQSISSQHNKWWNVTKGSKNSLFTSIAKLPYDLQYHDENDKEKANIVIDDNLLHKVVEVLSNLVDDQLVFEDFRLKNNNILFSQTWAVVLSFINTFNSLSTENVESISTICKIVDESISRAIKTPYRYYDIVSKISKGSRLSVFYVAVCEQCKFADAKFKPIVHSWIEYLSLFMFLLGEPIDTMKIIAKDYLSIDIEFNLQNYEKFVENHRQLVNEQATTFSMISLTPFKQLKTVVKNLIPKSDAEVIAILDRINTIINSDYELKSVEELLLDLISTYASYVMQRYNGTALDGINEYEINLLDGKYWNSFFVNEEDLVGSQLRSSKKFFIMSLLREVFLELWGKVMNSSFKKSLTESIEKLVHSINLSETAIKKVSEYIWVLSSEKLVSLLISKENHQFSDALLEVAQSRKVKLETSQIIEYCRISKDVQLKLSNIQSFRGLANGATFDSDQVEELVKLAKESHTKVLYYNILEIVCVQSEAYVKKIVQSLETEFEEISSDIEGYKFLQFLSTKDKTFRKRLYDIAVQKIGLMVGKHTPISVTLNVYLHTISLHMKNEKLDEVVETMIEQLLSLNDVRNVASLIFSPEMTSVILQLYVEEDDKANVKKTWLYRATLYITKVFAESQGEVEIEPFLESLMETFKESFWKYVPKNMLNSQLEVICSRPWINNLKVLKYCTWIVRTGSKNVIECTKVFNILINNSSLVFNQGNDKDEERRYYTSVILYLLINMNVKQLTTYENIMKITKMYKGTNRASDLVLKEVLKLMEIEHGESWIQFVSNWDLIDDWFPVITDGIVEVPELIIDTPGIPGCLTVSLYKGIIDKSVQYFNPANRNVKFPELKNTLITQREDIELLKEFYESKDVDALEINNNVVYDIEFLLLLIINNEDLFKIVDDSVKVNIRALIDTGLLQLVVCGLSHESPDVQEISRRIISSILLTIEFDLKMMELKREGKGPETETGASVSTFKERSAFKVYLGNLLYTLEFKKYVQMEEGVVEPVPKLFFILLSYLVPVLANPSHFLYEKSYRYILSGSKYRDFEIPMYKTIMVNFMKDEHSSHGEKSDDNDYYKELQWMLNALGNSITSNEDLKTLRRNGVFEELLNLLNSPMLNTTTVESILNVFEKIIKLENGADTLNRSFGFLSFVELKKALFEGSKGKLGQEMKNLVIKSIISSDCNGKDKRSREWCEDDFKLIVKRVCK